The following coding sequences are from one Penaeus monodon isolate SGIC_2016 chromosome 21, NSTDA_Pmon_1, whole genome shotgun sequence window:
- the LOC119586609 gene encoding uncharacterized protein LOC119586609, producing the protein MAALIAFLLVTLSTSALGQVPEGCIDPPGNNGVADIIVQALEAARPLLVSGIPELGIPPLDPLGPLPKIPFSVDTSGLWLEGIVNDTYVRNIAQFVTCSVNLTFGLAQKFDIEFRLQNFHMDGFYDVDGLALSLFPIFGNGGFRIDAYDSGFSGGAKISYNPLSDHASLRDLKLDIFFATLQLEMECILGCGDMSDLINGAASEIGNACVIGQSSLNERG; encoded by the exons ATGGCGGCGCTTATAGCCTTCTTGCTCGTGACCCTCTCTACCTCCGCCCTGGGCCAAGTACCTG AGGGATGCATCGACCCTCCCGGCAACAATGGTGTGGCGGATATTATCGTACAGGCCCTGGAAGCTGCCCGCCCCCTCCTTGTGTCAGGGATCCCTGAATTGGGTATCCCCCCCTTGGACCCCCTTGGCCCCCTGCCGAAGATACCCTTCAGTGTGGACACCAGTGGACTCTG GCTCGAAGGTATAGTGAACGACACGTACGTACGGAACATCGCCCAGTTCGTTACGTGCTCGGTCAACCTGACGTTCGGCCTCGCGCAAAAATTCGACATTGAATTCCGTCTGCAGAATTTCCACATGGATGGTTTCTACGACGTCGATGGCctcgccctctcgctcttccCGATCTTCGGCAACGGGGGCTT CAGAATCGACGCGTACGACTCCGGCTTCAGCGGAGGAGCCAAGATCAGCTACAACCCGCTCTCCGACCACGCCTCGCTCAGGGACCTCAAGCTCGACATCTTCTTCGCCACGCTC CAGCTGGAAATGGAGTGCATTCTCGGCTGTGGAGACATGTCTGACCTCATCAACGGAGCTGCCAGTGAAATAGGTAATGCTTGCGTGATTGGCCAATCTTCTTTAAATGAGCGTGGTTAG
- the LOC119586342 gene encoding uncharacterized protein LOC119586342, which produces MFDAVWDYISPILSSALEDGINEILKNVSISDIITPAERRLLELGNANDYLDLVMANLGPMMEAGGMDPAPLPPANLDFGMGVADLHDGQLTGLSTIHRDGTCTLDRVADWLFLYANVAVENLGVHYTGRVVSGDTTVVVEVDTAISSVALYFVARGDVYSLEADIDQFIVSEFGKIDVRIDGLGSLDYVMSPLAEAVANLVRDDVSRLLETKVKQAIQDALNETPWPMFE; this is translated from the exons ATGTTCGACGCCGTCTGGGACTACATCAGCCCCATCCTCTCGTCGGCTCTCGAGGACGGCATCAACGAGATCCTCAAAAACGTCTCCATCTCTGACATCATCACGCCCGC GGAG AGACGGCTGCTTGAACTCGGCAACGCCAATGATTACCTGGACTTGGTGATGGCCAACCTTGGTCCCATGATGGAGGCGGGGGGAATGgaccctgcccccctcccccctgccaacCTGGACTTCGGGATG GGCGTGGCTGACCTGCACGACGGCCAGCTGACAGGGCTGTCCACAATCCACCGCGACGGCACCTGCACCCTCGACAGAGTGGCGGACTGGCTTTTCCTCTACGCGAACGTGGCGGTGGAGAACCTCGGG gTGCACTATACGGGGCGCGTGGTATCAGGCGACACAACAGTGGTAGTGGAGGTGGACACGGCCATCAGCAGCGTGGCCCTGTACTTCGTTGCTCGAGGAGATGTGTACAGCCTCGAAGCGGATATTGATCAGTTCATCGTCTCCGAGTTCGG GAAAATCGACGTCCGAATCGATGGCCTCGGCTCACTCGACTACGTCATGTCTCCGCTCGCCGAAGCCGTCGCCAACCTCGTCCGCGACGACGTATCCAGACTACTGGAGACGAAGGTCAAGCAGGCGATCCAAGACGCTCTCAACGAAACGCCTTGGCCGATGTTCGAATGA